From Garra rufa chromosome 19, GarRuf1.0, whole genome shotgun sequence, the proteins below share one genomic window:
- the hnrnph1l gene encoding heterogeneous nuclear ribonucleoprotein H1, like has product MADDEGFVVRVRGLPWSCAVEEVSRFFSGCKIGNNGTAIHFTYTREGRPSGEAFVELESEEDLKIAIKKDRETMGHRYVEVFKSNNVEMDWVMKHTGPNCPETEGDGLVRLRGLPFGCSKEEIVQFFSGLEIVPNGITLPVDFQGRSTGEAFVQFASQEIAEKALKKHKERIGHRYIEIFKSSRAEVRTHYEPPRKGMGIQRPGPYDRPSGGGRGYNGMSRGGSFDRIRRGGYGGGVSDGRYGDGGNFQSTTGHCVHMRGLPYRATEPDIYNFFSPLNPVRVHIEIGPDGRVTGEADVEFATHEDAVAAMSKDKANMQHRYVELFLNSTAGGSNGGYGGQMMGGMGNQSSYGHGGQQMGGGYTGGYSNQSSMGGYNDYNSQGGMNNSYYGSSRGSVGMNGMGGGWGM; this is encoded by the exons ATGGCTGATGATGAAGGATTTGTCGTCCGTGTTCGGGGTTTGCCTTGGTCGTGCGCTGTAGAAGAAGTGTCCAGATTTTTTTCAG GCTGCAAAATTGGCAACAATGGAACAGCCATTCACTTTACATACACACGAGAAGGCAGACCAAGTGGGGAAGCATTTGTGGAGTTGGAGTCAGAGGAAGACTTGAAGATTGCAATCAAAAAAGACAGAGAAACAATGGGACACAGATATGTGGAAG TATTCAAATCAAACAATGTGGAAATGGACTGGGTTATGAAGCACACTGGTCCAAACTGTCCAGAGACCGAGGGAGACGGACTTGTCAGATTGCGAGGCCTTCCTTTCGGATGCAGCAAGGAAGAGATTGTGCAGTTTTTCTCAG GGTTGGAAATCGTGCCAAATGGGATAACATTGCCGGTGGACTTCCAGGGGAGGAGTACGGGGGAGGCCTTCGTGCAGTTTGCTTCACAGGAAATAGCTGAAAAGGCTCTAAAGAAACACAAGGAAAGAATAGGGCACAG GTATATTGAGATCTTTAAGAGCAGCCGAGCTGAAGTGCGGACACATTATGAGCCCCCACGTAAAGGCATGGGCATCCAGAGACCTGGGCCTTACGACCGACCCAGCGGAGGAGGCCGGGGCTACAATGGAATGAGTCGTGGGGGATCGTTCGATCGGATACGACGTGGCGGATACGGTGGAG gaGTGTCAGATGGACGTTATGGTGATGGTGGTAATTTTCAGAGTACCACGGGTCATTGTGTTCACATGAGGGGACTCCCTTACCGGGCAACAGAGCCCGATATTTACAAT TTTTTCTCCCCTCTGAACCCTGTGCGTGTGCACATCGAGATCGGTCCAGATGGACGGGTAACCGGTGAGGCGGATGTAGAATTTGCGACACATGAAGATGCAGTGGCTGCAATGTCAAAGGACAAAGCAAACATGC AACACCGTTATGTTGAGTTATTCTTAAACTCAACAGCAGGGGGCAGTAATGGGGGCTACGGAGGGCAGATGATGGGGGGAATGG gAAACCAATCGTCTTATGGACATGGAGGGCAACAGATGGGTGGTGGCTACACTGGAGGATACAGCAATCAGTCCAGCATGGGAGGCTACAATGACTACA ATAGCCAGGGTGGAATGAACAACAGTTATTATGGCAGCAGCCGTGGATCAGTCGGCATGAATGGCATGGGAGGAGGCTGGGGCATGTAG